A genomic region of Pyrus communis chromosome 14, drPyrComm1.1, whole genome shotgun sequence contains the following coding sequences:
- the LOC137716350 gene encoding F-box protein CPR1-like, which yields MIHKFPEEIIHDILFRLPSKTLIRCTSVCKPWNSMIKNPSFIQTHLNRTINLNNQFGTHLRLLHCVPGAILSGDVNVRADEPREEQFYLHYDNHAFDEYCKLEFPIFPREEMHNKFLRVVGICNGLVFLADDKDCLGYTFMLCNPSMRKSVTVPKPHLTFNTIGPYYACIGFGFDAATNDYKVVRLITDQCVDPNTFYEVYSLAGGSWSEPRSLDHVCEVKDPRKPQAFVNGAIHWEACRRLKNGDYEDFILAYDLGSDSFRGIMAPKSFHSSWTSQLSVSGDGKSIALFQPYLTNTEKRCVDIWVMKEYGKEESWTKLTTLSRSGPQRGVRYRPLCFTKCGDVVLVPIYGLWECELLCLDLMSKQFKNLGIHGYIYYYAESYVESLVLLDKTNAVSY from the coding sequence ATGATTCACAAATTTCCTGAGGAAATCATACATGATATCCTGTTTAGATTACCTTCTAAAACGTTGATCAGATGCACATCAGTGTGCAAGCCATGGAACTCCATGATAAAAAATCCCAGCTTCATACAAACTCACCTCAACCGTACAATCAATCTTAATAACCAGTTTGGCACCCACCTCCGCCTACTCCACTGTGTTCCTGGAGCTATTCTTTCCGGCGACGTCAATGTTCGCGCAGACGAGCCAAGGGAGGAGCAGTTCTATTTGCATTATGACAACCATGCTTTTGATGAGTACTGCAAGCTGGAATTTCCAATTTTTCCCAGGGAAGAAATGCACAATAAATTTCTTCGGGTGGTCGGCATTTGTAATGGACTGGTGTTCCTTGCTGATGATAAGGATTGTTTAGGCTACACCTTCATGTTATGCAACCCGTCTATGAGAAAGTCAGTGACCGTACCTAAGCCTCATCTTACCTTCAACACAATTGGCCCTTATTATGCTTgtattggttttggttttgacgcTGCGACTAATGACTACAAGGTTGTGAGACTTATCACCGATCAATGTGTGGATCCAAATACTTTTTATGAGGTTTATTCACTTGCTGGTGGCTCATGGAGTGAGCCTCGTTCTTTGGATCATGTATGTGAAGTTAAAGATCCTCGTAAACCCCAGGCTTTTGTTAATGGAGCCATTCATTGGGAGGCATGTCGCCGTTTGAAAAATGGTGATTATGAAGATTTCATTTTGGCATATGACTTGGGCAGCGATTCATTTCGTGGGATAATGGCACCAAAGAGTTTCCATAGCTCATGGACCTCGCAGTTGTCTGTTTCAGGTGACGGGAAATCCATTGCTTTGTTTCAGCCTTATTTGACTAATACCGAAAAGCGTTGTGTTGATAtatgggtgatgaaagaatatGGCAAGGAAGAGTCATGGACCAAATTGACAACTCTAAGTCGATCAGGTCCACAAAGAGGAGTTCGCTACAGGCCATTATGTTTTACGAAGTGTGGTGATGTAGTGTTGGTACCAATTTATGGTTTATGGGAGTGTGAATTACTTTGTCTCGACCTTATGAGCAAGCAATTTAAAAATCTTGGAATTCATGGATATATATATTACTATGCTGAATCTTATGTTGAGAGCCTCGTCTTACTTGACAAGACCAATGCAGTTTCTTACTGA